From Candidatus Deferrimicrobium sp., one genomic window encodes:
- a CDS encoding DNA-3-methyladenine glycosylase produces the protein MTGRTGIHDSNRAPSRALPRAFYDRDTVAVAKDLLGKYLILVSHGVERIGRIVEVEAYLGTNDLASHSSKGMTGRTRVMFGPPGHAYVYLVYGMHCCMNVVTQREGHASAVLLRAIEPVKNIEGSTRGPGRLCKAMRIDRSLNDHDLTRGDFYIADPPVFEPLSIVKRARVGVDYSGPWARRLLRFYVRGNPFVSKP, from the coding sequence ATGACGGGAAGGACCGGCATCCATGATTCGAATCGCGCCCCTTCGAGGGCTCTGCCGCGCGCGTTTTACGATCGCGACACCGTCGCAGTCGCGAAGGATCTGCTGGGGAAATACCTGATCCTTGTTTCACACGGGGTGGAGAGGATCGGCAGGATCGTGGAAGTCGAAGCGTACCTGGGGACAAACGATCTCGCTTCGCATTCTTCCAAGGGGATGACCGGGCGGACGCGCGTCATGTTCGGCCCGCCGGGTCACGCCTACGTTTACCTGGTGTACGGCATGCACTGCTGCATGAACGTCGTGACACAGCGCGAGGGACACGCATCGGCCGTGTTGTTGCGGGCCATCGAACCGGTGAAGAATATCGAAGGTTCCACCCGGGGCCCCGGCCGACTTTGCAAGGCGATGCGCATCGACCGGAGCCTCAACGATCACGACCTGACCCGCGGTGATTTTTATATCGCCGATCCGCCCGTGTTCGAACCTCTATCCATCGTCAAGAGAGCTCGCGTCGGCGTCGACTATTCCGGGCCTTGGGCGAGGAGGCTCCTGCGGTTCTACGTCCGGGGAAATCCGTTCGTCTCGAAACCGTGA
- a CDS encoding response regulator, giving the protein MSGNGSDMNLYKDLGVESILLIGEDPWSRESLTTYFRIVKCDMQSAENAMEAVVAVSRSQFDLILCEYQLPGMSGITLMKLLEDIQPGTVKFLFTSYPIQKLTEEAVRSGIHEVIRIPFTMATFEESLKRYFPRTRHGGRESVGAH; this is encoded by the coding sequence ATGAGCGGGAATGGTAGCGACATGAATCTCTACAAGGATCTGGGCGTGGAGAGCATCCTTCTCATCGGGGAGGATCCTTGGAGCAGGGAGTCACTCACAACGTATTTCCGAATCGTGAAATGCGACATGCAGTCCGCCGAGAACGCGATGGAAGCCGTCGTGGCGGTGTCACGAAGTCAGTTCGACCTGATCCTCTGCGAATACCAACTCCCGGGCATGAGCGGCATTACATTGATGAAATTGTTGGAGGATATCCAGCCGGGGACCGTCAAATTCCTGTTCACGTCGTATCCGATCCAGAAATTGACCGAGGAAGCCGTTCGTTCCGGAATTCACGAAGTGATCAGGATACCGTTCACCATGGCGACGTTTGAGGAATCGTTGAAGCGATACTTTCCACGCACCCGCCATGGCGGCCGCGAATCCGTCGGCGCGCATTGA
- a CDS encoding type II toxin-antitoxin system HicB family antitoxin — translation MATHCYTVLVEKEDGGYRAHCPALPGCRSFGETKKEAVNNIKFSISYRLERLMAKGKPIPKDGDLARPEQSNA, via the coding sequence ATGGCGACTCACTGTTACACCGTGCTGGTGGAGAAGGAAGACGGAGGATACCGCGCACATTGCCCCGCGTTGCCAGGGTGCCGTTCCTTCGGAGAAACAAAAAAGGAGGCGGTGAACAACATCAAGTTTTCCATTTCCTACCGGTTGGAAAGATTGATGGCCAAAGGGAAACCCATACCGAAAGACGGAGATCTCGCGCGCCCCGAGCAGAGCAACGCATAA